The Arachis duranensis cultivar V14167 chromosome 2, aradu.V14167.gnm2.J7QH, whole genome shotgun sequence genome has a window encoding:
- the LOC107473861 gene encoding uncharacterized protein LOC107473861, with protein MSSSSEDESMSEMEEQENQNKEMKHENGVLDYIMSLESVPTNLPPHLELLMTRVLCNNDAPQHTDTIQYSGAYAALGVDNSLRLDNFNQNFKVEVKRLTDDDIEFDMIGIDPSLANAFRRILISEVPTMAIERVYIANNTSLIQDEVLSHRLGLIPISADPRLFEYPDNAGDNRNEKNTIVFKLHVACHKGQPRMTVRSDQLKWLPNGSELIAEDAKLSASSKPKTFTSFTCSQESIPEISSNPIGPKYLDIILAKLGPGQEIELEAHAVKGVGRTHAKWSPVSTAWYRMLPEVVLLENIEDDLAVKLQEKCPVGLFDIEDIGEGKKRATVARPRDCTLCKECIREGKEWEDRISLRRVKDHFIFTIESTGALPPEVLFTEAVKILEDKCERVITEFS; from the exons ATGTCGTCATCATCCGAAGATGAGTCAATGTCCGAGATGGAAGAACAAGAGAATCAGAATAAAGAAATGAAGCATGAAAATGGAGTGCTTGATTACATAATGAGCTTGGAAAGTGTGCCAACaaatctccctccacatcttgagcttctcatgaCCCGGGTCCTCTGCAACAACGATGCTCCTCAGCAT ACAGATACCATACAGTATTCTGGTGCTTATGCAGCATTAGGTGTTGATAATAGCTTGCGGTTAGATAATTTCAATCAAAACTTCAAAGTTGAAGTGAAGCGGCTCACAGATGATGACATAGAGTTTGATATGATTGGTATTGATCCTTCACTTGCCAATGCATTTCGAAGAATCCTTATATCAGAG GTACCAACAATGGCTATTGAAAGAGTTTACATTGCAAACAATACATCACTTATACAAGATGAAGTTCTATCCCATAGATTAGGCCTCATACCAATCAGTGCTGATCCCAGGCTATTTGAATATCCAG ATAATGCTGGGGATAATAGGAATGAAAAGAATACCATTGTCTTCAAACTACATGTTGCTTGCCATAAAGGACAGCCACGTATGACCG TGAGATCAGATCAACTAAAGTGGTTACCTAATGGGAGTGAGCTTATAGCTGAAGATGCCAAACTAAGTGCAAGTTCAAAACCGAAGACATTTACATCTTTTACTTGCAGTCAAGAATCGATTCCCGAAATTTCGAGCAATCCAATTGGTCCCAAATATTTGGATATTATATTAGCTAAACTTGGACCTGGTCAG GAAATTGAACTTGAAGCTCATGCAGTTAAAGGTGTTGGTAGAACACATGCAAAATGGTCACCAGTTTCCACTGCTTGGTATCGGATGCTTCCGGAG GTTGTCCTCTTGGAGAACATTGAGGATGATCTGGCCGTCaaactacaagaaaaatgtcCAGTTGGATTATTTGACATTGAAGATATTGGGGAag GCAAAAAAAGGGCCACGGTAGCCAGACCACGAGATTGCACTCTGTGTAAGGAATgcattagagagggaaaagaatGGGAAGATCGTATATCGTTACGTCGTGTTAAAGATCACTTCATTT TTACTATTGAATCAACTGGAGCATTGCCCCCTGAAGTGCTATTCACTGAAGCTGTGAAGATTCTGGAAGACAAGTGTGAACGAGTAATTACTGAGTTCTCTTGA